The following coding sequences are from one Miscanthus floridulus cultivar M001 unplaced genomic scaffold, ASM1932011v1 fs_618_1_2, whole genome shotgun sequence window:
- the LOC136532426 gene encoding uncharacterized protein, whose product MLPRGAIDKSISHILGGVLFSGLGLWHLFNHIRLFVSLAPTSSSSYVAPAWFPAPRVRHLELIVMLAGGIYGFATQMLAYSPMPFRADGSIPPERLPNHEHAIMYASLLVYAGSAIYLDRNRSSHRRRHTTLCMLLLAALFAQELFVFHVHSTDHAGVEGRLHWFLQAAAAACLATALLGAGAGGLPAELQFAVSLVRSASLAFQGLWGVVIGVAWIPGMAPKGCSLDDGGVNLRCHGEDSLRHAVAVVNLEFGWCVVLMTVFVLGLYMYVCRKYPAGSGEVYGRLPDAEAEAADEDDDHHDMKTRNCKQAVHDVHEFTSMEIEV is encoded by the coding sequence ATGCTGCCCCGTGGCGCCATTGATAAAAGCATCAGCCACATCCTGGGCGGGGTGTTGTTCTCAGGCCTCGGCCTGTGGCATCTCTTCAACCACATCCGGCTCTTCGTCTCCCTTGCCCCGACATCCTCCTCATCGTACGTCGCACCGGCGTGGTTCCCGGCACCACGGGTCCGCCACCTCGAGCTCATCGTCATGCTCGCTGGCGGCATCTACGGGTTCGCCACCCAGATGCTGGCCTACTCGCCGATGCCGTTCCGCGCCGACGGCTCCATCCCGCCGGAGCGCCTGCCCAACCACGAGCACGCCATCATGTACGCCTCGCTCCTCGTCTACGCCGGCTCCGCCATCTACCTCGACCGCAACCGCtcctcccaccgccgccgccacacgACGCTCTGTATGCTCCTCCTGGCGGCGCTCTTCGCGCAGGAGCTGTTCGTGTTCCACGTCCACTCCACGGACCACGCGGGCGTCGAGGGCCGGCTCCACTGGTTCCtgcaggccgccgccgcggcctgcctcgccaccgcactcctcggcgccggcgccggcggccttCCCGCGGAGCTTCAGTTCGCGGTGAGCCTCGTCCGGTCCGCGTCCCTCGCGTTCCAGGGGCTGTGGGGCGTCGTGATCGGCGTCGCGTGGATCCCCGGGATGGCTCCCAAGGGTTGCTCCCTCGACGATGGTGGCGTTAACCTTCGCTGCCACGGCGAGGACAGCCTGCGACATGCTGTGGCTGTTGTAAACCTGGAGTTCGGATGGTGCGTGGTCCTCATGACGGTGTTCGTCCTCGGGCTTTACATGTACGTGTGCAGAAAGTATCCAGCTGGGTCTGGGGAGGTATACGGGCGGCTGCCGGATGCGGAAGCGGAAGCTGCAGACGAGGACGACGACCACCACGACATGAAGACACGCAACTGTAAGCAGGCGGTGCACGACGTGCATGAGTTCACGTCCATGGAGATCGAGGTCTAA
- the LOC136532428 gene encoding laccase-15-like: protein MHACAGGIALIDEQVSQVNMTHMCNEIPVTVVNGQLPGPTIEVTEGDTVIVHVVNKSPYNLKIHWHGVYQMRNCWNDGVPMVTQRPIRPNGNFTYQFDVAGQEGTLWWHAHDAFLRGTIYGALII from the exons atgcatgcatgcgctgGTGGAATTGCATTGATTGATGAGCAGGTGAGCCAGGTGAATATGACGCACATGTGCAACGAGATTCCGGTCACTGTGGTGAACGGGCAGTTGCCGGGGCCGACCATAGAGGTCACCGAGGGAGACACAGTGATCGTGCACGTTGTCAACAAGTCGCCCTACAACCTCAAAATCCATTG GCATGGAGTGTATCAGATGCGAAACTGTTGGAACGATGGGGTGCCGATGGTCACACAACGCCCCATCCGGCCCAATGGCAACTTCACCTACCAGTTCGACGTCGCCGGGCAGGAAGGCACCCTGTGGTGGCACGCCCACGACGCCTTCCTCCGGGGAACCATCTATGGCGCTCTCATCATATGA